Proteins encoded within one genomic window of Acinetobacter sp. WCHA55:
- a CDS encoding 2-oxoglutarate dehydrogenase E1 component: MQEVADALRLDTELSADSAAYIEELYEQYLAAPDSVEADWRAYFDKYPKGDQPHSNVREQFLLLGRNSSRVQAVVQSSVSTEHERRQIGVLQLIAAYRNRGHQKAKLDPLGLAKREIVPDLDLAAHGLTQSDLDTVFNTGNLLIGKDEATLGEMVQAMEATYCASIGAEYMHIVDTKEKRWIQQRLEGARGQFNFTAEQKKHVLERLTAAEGLEKFLGNKYVGAKRFGVEGGESFIPMVDALIQRAGSVGCKEVVIGMPHRGRLNLLVNIMGKNPADLFGEFEGKSLHKKGSGDVKYHQGFSSNVMTPGGEVHLALAFNPSHLEIVGPVVEGSVRARQVRRKDIGGDDVLPVIVHGDAAFAGQGVNQETFQMSQTRGYTVGGTVHIVVNNQVGFTTSDPRDARSTEYCTDIAKMIQAPIFHVNGDDPESVLFVAQLAHDFRHTFRKDVVIDMFCYRRRGHNEADEPAATQPMMYQVINKKTTTRALYADQLVQESVLDRAKADQMVEDYRSDLEAGKHVANALVLEPNTKMFVDWAPYLGHDYTDVWDTTCSEDRLKELGRKMRELPEGFVMQRQVAKVIDDRLKMQTGEMPLNWGAAETLAYASILDDGYLVRLTGEDVGRGTFSHRHAKLHNQVDGSTYIPLCHIKENQPRTAIYDSLLSEMAVLGFEYGYATTLPKSLVIWEAQFGDFANCAQVVIDQFIASGETKWERVCGLTLLLPHGFEGQGPEHSSARLERFLQLCAEDNMQVMTPTTPAQIFHALRRQAIRPIRKPMIIMSPKSLLRHKLATSTLNELATGTFQTVIDEIDNINKADVTRLVLCGGKVYYDLLEKRREQELNNTAIVRIEQLYPYPEQRIAEVLAQYPNVKDIVWTQEEPKNQGAWLFIAPRLYDDVMKSANPVRISYAGREASAAPACGSPYLHAKQQAQLVNDALAIVAE; this comes from the coding sequence ATGCAAGAAGTTGCTGACGCATTGCGTCTTGACACTGAACTTTCCGCTGATAGTGCAGCGTATATTGAAGAACTTTATGAGCAGTACTTGGCTGCACCAGACTCAGTAGAAGCTGACTGGCGTGCATACTTCGATAAATACCCGAAAGGTGATCAACCACACAGCAATGTACGTGAGCAATTCTTATTACTAGGTCGTAATTCAAGTCGTGTTCAAGCAGTGGTACAAAGTTCTGTTAGTACAGAACATGAGCGTCGTCAAATTGGCGTACTACAACTAATCGCAGCGTACCGTAACCGCGGTCACCAAAAAGCGAAGCTTGATCCTTTAGGTTTGGCAAAACGTGAAATCGTGCCAGATCTTGACCTTGCTGCACATGGCTTAACCCAATCTGATTTAGATACTGTATTCAATACAGGTAATCTTTTGATTGGTAAAGACGAAGCAACTCTAGGTGAAATGGTTCAAGCCATGGAAGCAACGTACTGTGCTTCAATTGGTGCAGAATACATGCACATTGTTGATACCAAAGAAAAACGTTGGATTCAACAACGCCTTGAAGGTGCACGTGGTCAATTTAACTTCACTGCAGAACAGAAAAAACACGTATTAGAGCGTTTAACTGCGGCTGAAGGCCTGGAAAAGTTCCTAGGTAATAAATACGTTGGTGCAAAACGTTTCGGCGTAGAAGGTGGTGAATCTTTCATTCCAATGGTTGATGCTTTGATTCAGCGTGCAGGTTCTGTAGGTTGTAAAGAAGTGGTCATTGGTATGCCACACCGTGGTCGTTTGAACCTTCTTGTAAACATCATGGGTAAAAACCCTGCTGACCTCTTTGGTGAGTTCGAAGGTAAGAGCTTACATAAAAAGGGTTCTGGTGATGTTAAATACCACCAAGGTTTCTCTTCAAATGTTATGACTCCAGGTGGCGAAGTTCACTTGGCATTGGCATTTAACCCATCGCACTTAGAAATCGTTGGACCAGTAGTAGAAGGTTCTGTGCGTGCACGTCAAGTACGTCGTAAAGACATTGGTGGCGATGACGTATTGCCAGTAATTGTTCACGGTGATGCTGCATTTGCAGGTCAAGGTGTGAACCAAGAAACCTTCCAAATGTCACAAACACGTGGCTATACAGTGGGTGGTACAGTTCACATTGTGGTGAATAACCAAGTTGGTTTCACAACATCTGATCCACGTGATGCGCGTTCTACAGAATACTGTACGGACATCGCGAAAATGATCCAAGCACCGATTTTCCATGTGAACGGTGATGATCCTGAATCAGTATTGTTTGTTGCGCAATTGGCACATGACTTCCGTCATACTTTCCGTAAAGACGTTGTTATTGACATGTTCTGTTACCGCCGCCGTGGTCACAACGAAGCGGACGAGCCAGCTGCAACTCAGCCAATGATGTATCAAGTCATCAACAAGAAAACGACAACGCGTGCGCTATATGCAGACCAATTGGTTCAAGAAAGCGTATTAGACCGTGCTAAAGCGGATCAAATGGTTGAAGACTACCGTTCAGATCTAGAAGCAGGTAAGCACGTTGCCAATGCATTGGTTCTTGAACCAAATACAAAAATGTTTGTAGATTGGGCACCATACTTAGGGCATGACTATACAGACGTATGGGATACCACATGTTCTGAAGATCGCTTAAAAGAACTTGGCCGCAAAATGCGTGAGCTTCCTGAAGGCTTCGTAATGCAGCGTCAGGTTGCAAAAGTGATTGATGATCGCTTAAAAATGCAAACTGGTGAAATGCCATTGAACTGGGGTGCTGCGGAAACTTTGGCTTATGCATCTATTTTAGATGATGGCTATTTGGTTCGTTTGACTGGTGAAGACGTAGGTCGTGGTACTTTCTCACACCGTCATGCAAAACTGCATAACCAAGTTGATGGTTCGACTTATATTCCGCTTTGCCATATCAAAGAAAACCAACCACGTACAGCGATTTATGACTCATTATTGTCTGAAATGGCGGTGTTAGGTTTTGAGTATGGTTATGCAACCACGCTTCCTAAGAGCTTGGTGATTTGGGAAGCGCAATTTGGTGACTTCGCAAACTGTGCACAGGTTGTAATCGATCAGTTTATCGCTTCAGGTGAAACGAAGTGGGAACGTGTTTGTGGTTTAACTTTACTTCTTCCACATGGTTTTGAAGGTCAAGGTCCAGAGCACTCATCTGCACGTTTAGAACGTTTCTTACAGCTATGTGCTGAAGACAACATGCAAGTGATGACACCGACTACACCTGCACAGATTTTCCATGCTTTACGTCGTCAAGCGATTCGCCCAATTCGTAAGCCAATGATCATCATGTCGCCGAAATCTTTGCTTCGTCACAAACTTGCGACTTCAACTTTAAATGAACTTGCAACTGGTACATTCCAAACTGTGATTGATGAGATCGATAACATCAACAAAGCAGACGTAACCCGTTTGGTACTTTGTGGTGGTAAGGTTTACTACGACTTGCTTGAGAAACGTCGTGAGCAAGAGTTGAATAACACTGCAATCGTTCGTATTGAACAATTGTATCCATACCCTGAACAACGTATTGCTGAAGTTCTTGCTCAATATCCAAACGTAAAAGACATCGTTTGGACGCAAGAAGAGCCGAAGAACCAAGGCGCTTGGTTATTTATTGCTCCTCGTCTATATGATGATGTAATGAAGTCAGCTAATCCAGTACGTATCAGTTATGCAGGTCGTGAAGCTTCTGCTGCACCGGCTTGTGGTTCACCATATTTGCATGCAAAACAACAAGCTCAGCTCGTAAATGACGCTTTAGCGATCGTAGCTGAATAA
- the lpdA gene encoding dihydrolipoyl dehydrogenase — protein sequence MSQQFDLVVIGGGPGGYEAAIRAAQLGFKVACIEKRIHKGKPSLGGTCLNVGCIPSKALLDSSHRYEDTVHHLDDHGITTGDVKFDLAKMLDRKDKIVNQLTMGVDGLLKGNGIEWLKGTGKLLAGKKVEFVSHEGETQILEPKYVILASGSVPVNIPVAPVDQDIIVDSTGALEFQEVPKRLGVIGAGVIGLELGSVWRRLGAEVVVFEAMDAFLPMADKALAKDYQKLLTKQGLDIRVGAKVAGTEVNGSEVTVKYTQGGEEKTQAFDKLIVCVGRRAYAEGLLADDSGIKLTERGLVEVNDWCATSVDGVYAIGDLVRGPMLAHKAMEEGVMAVERIHGHAAQVNYDTIISVIYTHPEAAWVGLTEEQAKEKGHEVKTGQFGFAANGRALAAGENAGFVKFVADAKTDRLLGMHVIGPAASDIVHQGMIALEFVSSVEDLQLMTFGHPTFSEVVHEAALAVDGRAIHAIQRKRK from the coding sequence ATGTCTCAACAATTTGATCTTGTTGTAATTGGCGGTGGCCCAGGCGGCTATGAAGCAGCAATTCGTGCAGCACAGCTTGGTTTTAAAGTTGCTTGTATTGAAAAACGTATTCACAAAGGCAAGCCATCTTTAGGTGGTACTTGCTTAAACGTGGGTTGTATTCCTTCTAAAGCTTTACTTGATTCTTCTCACCGCTATGAAGATACAGTTCATCATTTAGATGATCACGGTATTACAACAGGTGATGTGAAGTTTGACTTGGCTAAAATGCTGGATCGTAAGGATAAAATCGTCAACCAATTAACCATGGGTGTCGATGGCCTTCTTAAAGGTAATGGTATCGAATGGTTAAAAGGTACGGGTAAATTACTTGCAGGCAAAAAAGTTGAATTTGTATCTCACGAAGGTGAAACTCAAATTTTAGAACCAAAATATGTGATTCTTGCATCTGGTTCTGTTCCTGTAAATATTCCTGTAGCTCCTGTTGATCAAGACATTATTGTTGACTCTACTGGTGCACTTGAGTTCCAAGAAGTACCTAAGCGTTTAGGTGTCATTGGTGCGGGCGTAATTGGTCTAGAGCTTGGTTCAGTATGGCGTCGTCTAGGTGCAGAAGTTGTTGTGTTTGAAGCAATGGACGCATTCTTACCAATGGCTGATAAAGCGTTGGCGAAAGACTACCAAAAACTGTTGACGAAACAGGGTCTTGATATCCGTGTTGGGGCTAAAGTTGCTGGCACAGAAGTTAATGGTTCTGAAGTCACTGTTAAATATACACAAGGTGGCGAAGAAAAAACTCAAGCGTTTGATAAATTGATCGTTTGTGTAGGCCGTCGTGCGTATGCTGAAGGTTTATTGGCTGATGATTCAGGTATCAAACTCACTGAGCGCGGTTTAGTGGAAGTGAACGATTGGTGTGCAACTTCTGTAGACGGTGTATATGCAATTGGTGACTTAGTCCGTGGTCCTATGCTTGCGCATAAAGCAATGGAAGAAGGCGTAATGGCTGTTGAACGTATTCACGGTCATGCTGCACAAGTTAACTATGACACCATCATTTCTGTAATCTATACACACCCAGAAGCGGCGTGGGTAGGTTTAACAGAAGAGCAAGCGAAAGAAAAAGGCCATGAAGTGAAAACAGGTCAATTCGGTTTTGCTGCAAATGGTCGTGCATTGGCTGCTGGTGAAAATGCAGGTTTTGTCAAGTTTGTTGCGGATGCAAAAACCGATCGCTTGCTGGGTATGCACGTGATTGGACCTGCTGCGTCTGACATTGTTCATCAAGGTATGATTGCGCTTGAGTTTGTATCTTCTGTTGAAGATCTACAGTTGATGACATTCGGTCACCCAACATTCTCAGAAGTGGTTCATGAAGCTGCGCTTGCAGTAGATGGTCGAGCGATTCACGCAATTCAGCGTAAACGCAAATAA
- the odhB gene encoding 2-oxoglutarate dehydrogenase complex dihydrolipoyllysine-residue succinyltransferase, with translation MATEIKAPVFPESVADGTIATWHKQPGEAVSRDEVICDIETDKVVLEVVAPADGTIASIIKGEGDTVLSNEVIAQFEEGAVSGAAQTEAVQSEAKVEQAVTHTEAGAAPVVERAQVADQAPAVRKALTESGIPAADVAGTGRGGRITKEDVANHQTKPAAPAAAPLSVAVGERVEKRVPMTRLRKRVAERLLAATQETAMLTTFNEVNMKPIMEMRAQYKDAFEKRHGARLGFMSFFVKAATEALKRYPAVNASIDGDDIVYHGYYDIGVAVSSERGLVVPVLRDTDRMNYAEVENGIRDFAYKARDGKLGIEDMTGGTFTITNGGTFGSLLSTPILNTPQTAILGMHKIQERPMAVNGQVEILPMMYLALSYDHRLIDGKEAVGFLVTIKELLEEPAKLILDL, from the coding sequence ATGGCAACCGAAATTAAAGCACCGGTATTCCCTGAGTCAGTTGCGGATGGAACAATCGCAACTTGGCACAAACAACCAGGTGAAGCAGTATCACGTGATGAAGTGATCTGTGATATTGAAACAGATAAAGTTGTTTTAGAAGTTGTTGCTCCTGCTGACGGTACAATTGCATCGATCATTAAAGGTGAAGGTGACACTGTTCTTTCAAATGAAGTGATTGCACAGTTTGAAGAAGGTGCTGTATCTGGCGCTGCACAAACTGAAGCAGTGCAGTCTGAAGCGAAAGTAGAACAAGCGGTTACTCATACTGAAGCGGGTGCTGCACCAGTCGTTGAACGTGCTCAAGTTGCTGATCAAGCGCCTGCTGTACGTAAAGCATTGACTGAGTCTGGCATTCCAGCTGCAGATGTTGCGGGTACAGGCCGTGGTGGTCGTATCACTAAAGAAGATGTTGCAAATCACCAAACTAAACCAGCAGCTCCTGCTGCAGCACCATTAAGTGTTGCTGTGGGTGAGCGTGTTGAGAAGCGTGTTCCAATGACCCGTCTTCGTAAGCGTGTTGCTGAGCGTCTACTTGCTGCAACTCAAGAAACAGCAATGTTGACAACGTTTAACGAAGTGAACATGAAGCCAATCATGGAAATGCGTGCACAATACAAAGACGCATTTGAGAAGCGTCACGGTGCGCGTCTTGGCTTTATGTCTTTCTTTGTTAAAGCGGCAACTGAAGCGCTTAAACGCTACCCAGCAGTTAATGCTTCAATTGACGGTGATGATATTGTTTACCACGGCTACTATGACATCGGTGTAGCGGTATCTTCTGAGCGTGGTCTAGTGGTACCTGTGCTTCGTGATACAGATCGCATGAACTATGCTGAAGTTGAAAATGGTATCCGTGACTTTGCTTATAAAGCACGTGATGGCAAATTGGGCATCGAAGACATGACTGGTGGTACGTTCACAATCACCAACGGTGGTACCTTCGGTTCATTGTTATCGACTCCGATTTTGAATACACCACAAACTGCGATTTTGGGTATGCATAAAATCCAAGAGCGTCCAATGGCTGTAAACGGTCAAGTAGAAATCTTACCGATGATGTATTTAGCGCTTTCTTATGACCATCGTTTAATCGATGGTAAAGAAGCGGTTGGTTTCTTGGTAACAATCAAAGAATTGTTAGAAGAACCAGCTAAATTAATCCTTGACCTTTAA